A window of Streptomyces sp. DG1A-41 contains these coding sequences:
- a CDS encoding adenosine kinase yields the protein MSTEIDVLVLGGAGVDTIVHVPELPVPFADSHMIRPGIVTRAGQSGDFVALAANALGLRTHHIDMLGDDPEGDLVRALHRDRGIALTAVPQPLGTKRAVNLVGPDGRRLSLYDATRSAETDRLPEATLRELAAAGRHAHVVITQPCPHALPVLREAGITISTDLHDWDGSDPYHEPFAHQADLVFLSSTALTDPERTMRRITERGRARAVVATAGADGAYLLADGELTHVPAATPPAPVVDSNGAGDAFAAAFLFAWLNGAPPRHCALHGAVAGAYACTVPSTRTDSIGREELRAGVAELERAGQAAGSATEAGDALPPRGSSASPATRPCGG from the coding sequence ATGAGTACCGAGATCGACGTCCTCGTCCTGGGCGGCGCGGGCGTGGACACCATCGTGCACGTGCCCGAGCTGCCCGTGCCGTTCGCCGACAGCCACATGATCCGGCCCGGGATCGTGACGCGCGCGGGCCAGAGCGGTGACTTCGTCGCGCTGGCCGCGAACGCCCTGGGGCTGCGCACGCATCACATCGACATGCTGGGCGACGACCCCGAGGGCGACCTGGTCCGCGCCCTGCACCGCGACCGCGGCATCGCGCTCACCGCCGTCCCCCAGCCGCTCGGCACCAAGCGCGCGGTCAACCTCGTCGGCCCCGACGGCAGGCGGCTGTCCCTGTACGACGCCACCCGCTCGGCGGAGACGGACCGGCTGCCCGAGGCCACCCTGCGGGAGCTGGCCGCGGCCGGCCGGCACGCCCATGTCGTCATCACCCAGCCGTGCCCCCACGCGCTGCCCGTCCTGCGCGAGGCGGGCATCACGATCTCCACCGACCTGCACGACTGGGACGGGTCCGACCCCTACCACGAGCCCTTCGCCCACCAGGCCGACCTCGTCTTCCTGTCGAGCACGGCACTGACCGACCCCGAGCGGACCATGCGGCGGATCACCGAGCGGGGCCGGGCCCGGGCCGTCGTCGCCACCGCCGGGGCGGACGGGGCGTACCTGCTGGCCGACGGCGAGCTGACCCACGTACCCGCCGCCACGCCCCCGGCACCGGTCGTCGACTCCAACGGCGCCGGCGACGCCTTCGCCGCCGCGTTCCTCTTCGCCTGGCTGAACGGCGCCCCGCCCCGCCACTGCGCCCTGCACGGCGCGGTGGCGGGGGCGTACGCCTGCACGGTCCCGTCGACCCGGACGGACAGCATCGGGCGGGAGGAACTGCGTGCCGGGGTGGCGGAACTGGAGCGGGCCGGGCAGGCGGCGGGCAGTGCGACGGAAGCC
- a CDS encoding TrkA family potassium uptake protein, with translation MHIVIMGCGRVGSALAQTLEQQGHTVAVVDQDPTAFRRLGSSFGGRRVTGVGFDQDTLREAGIEEAGAFAAVSSGDNSNIIAARVAREMFGIENVAARIYDPRRAEVYQRLGIPTVATVRWTADQMLRRLLPSGAEPLWRDPTGGVQLAEVHSSTAWVGHKISRIQEETGVRVAFLTRLGEAVLPTSQTVLQEGDLVHVMMRTDEVDTVEAAFAKGPEEKGGH, from the coding sequence ATGCATATTGTGATCATGGGTTGCGGAAGGGTGGGCTCCGCCCTGGCCCAGACCCTGGAGCAACAGGGCCACACGGTCGCCGTGGTCGACCAGGACCCCACCGCCTTCCGCCGCCTGGGCTCCTCCTTCGGCGGCCGCCGGGTCACCGGGGTCGGCTTCGACCAGGACACCCTGCGCGAGGCGGGCATCGAGGAGGCCGGCGCCTTCGCCGCCGTCTCCAGCGGTGACAACTCCAACATCATCGCCGCGCGCGTGGCCCGCGAGATGTTCGGCATCGAGAACGTCGCCGCACGCATCTACGACCCCCGCCGCGCCGAGGTCTACCAGCGCCTGGGCATCCCCACCGTCGCGACCGTCCGCTGGACGGCCGACCAGATGCTGCGCCGCCTGCTCCCCTCGGGCGCCGAGCCGCTGTGGCGCGACCCCACCGGGGGCGTCCAGCTCGCCGAGGTGCACAGCTCCACCGCCTGGGTCGGCCACAAGATCAGCCGGATCCAGGAGGAGACGGGCGTGCGCGTGGCGTTCCTGACCCGGCTCGGCGAGGCGGTCCTGCCCACCTCGCAGACGGTGTTGCAGGAGGGCGATCTGGTGCACGTGATGATGCGCACCGACGAGGTCGACACGGTCGAGGCGGCGTTCGCCAAGGGTCCCGAAGAGAAGGGCGGTCACTGA
- a CDS encoding DUF3159 domain-containing protein, with amino-acid sequence MTSLDKPTEETSADDARAVTEAALFEAFGGVRGMVETVLPGLLFVTIYTINKDLHLSAIAALAVSLVLVVVRLVMKDTVKHAFSGVFGVAFGVVFAMMTGNAKDFYLPGMLYTLGLGLAYIVTTLCGVPLIGLILGPVFKENLSWRTRNPGRKKAYAKASYAWGAILLAKCAILFPLYWWADTTQLGWVLVALKIPPFLLAVWLTWVFLAKAPAPIDVFAEMEAEEKAAEERERQSAARSAEQ; translated from the coding sequence GTGACGTCGCTCGACAAGCCGACCGAAGAGACATCTGCGGACGACGCCCGGGCGGTGACCGAGGCCGCCCTGTTCGAAGCGTTCGGCGGCGTGCGGGGCATGGTCGAGACGGTGCTGCCCGGCCTGCTGTTCGTCACCATCTACACGATCAACAAGGATCTGCACCTGTCGGCGATCGCGGCGCTGGCCGTGTCGCTGGTGCTGGTCGTGGTCCGGCTGGTGATGAAGGACACCGTCAAGCACGCCTTCAGCGGTGTCTTCGGCGTGGCCTTCGGTGTCGTCTTCGCGATGATGACCGGCAACGCCAAGGACTTCTACCTGCCCGGCATGCTCTACACGCTGGGTCTGGGACTCGCCTACATCGTCACCACCCTGTGCGGTGTCCCGCTGATCGGGCTGATCCTCGGCCCGGTCTTCAAGGAGAACCTCTCCTGGCGCACGCGGAACCCCGGCCGCAAGAAGGCTTACGCGAAGGCCAGTTACGCGTGGGGTGCGATCCTGCTCGCCAAGTGCGCGATCCTCTTCCCGCTGTACTGGTGGGCCGACACCACACAGCTGGGCTGGGTCCTGGTCGCCCTGAAGATCCCGCCGTTCCTGCTGGCCGTCTGGCTGACGTGGGTCTTCCTGGCGAAGGCGCCCGCGCCGATCGACGTGTTCGCGGAGATGGAGGCGGAGGAGAAGGCCGCCGAGGAGAGGGAACGGCAGTCCGCGGCCCGGTCCGCCGAGCAGTGA
- a CDS encoding TrkA family potassium uptake protein yields the protein MRVAIAGAGAVGRSIAGELLENGHEILLIDKAPTAISVERVPQAEWLLADACEITSLDEAALQRCNVVIAATGDDKVNLVVSLLAKTEYGVPRVVARVNNPKNEWLFNESWGVDVAVSTPRLMSALVEEAVSVGDLVRLLRFSHGDANLVELTLPEESALAGTRVGDVEWPEDTSLVTIIRGTRVLTPSREDSLEAGDELLFVAAQAREEQLEDLLSVRRDSAAS from the coding sequence ATGAGGGTCGCCATTGCCGGAGCCGGCGCGGTCGGCCGCTCGATCGCGGGCGAGCTGCTGGAGAACGGCCACGAAATCCTGCTGATCGACAAGGCGCCGACCGCCATCTCGGTCGAACGCGTCCCGCAGGCCGAGTGGCTGCTGGCCGACGCCTGCGAGATCACGTCCCTGGACGAGGCGGCGCTCCAGCGCTGCAACGTCGTCATCGCCGCGACCGGCGACGACAAGGTGAACCTGGTCGTCTCGCTCCTCGCCAAGACGGAGTACGGCGTTCCGCGGGTGGTCGCCCGGGTGAACAACCCGAAGAACGAGTGGCTCTTCAACGAGTCCTGGGGCGTGGACGTCGCCGTCTCCACGCCGCGTCTGATGTCGGCCCTGGTCGAGGAGGCGGTGAGCGTCGGCGACCTGGTCCGCCTGCTCCGCTTCAGCCACGGCGACGCCAACCTGGTCGAGCTGACCCTGCCGGAGGAGTCGGCCCTGGCCGGCACGCGGGTCGGGGACGTGGAGTGGCCCGAGGACACGTCCCTGGTCACGATCATCCGCGGCACCCGCGTGCTCACGCCCTCCCGGGAGGACTCCCTGGAGGCCGGAGACGAGCTCCTCTTCGTGGCCGCACAGGCCCGTGAAGAGCAGCTGGAGGACCTGCTGTCGGTACGCCGGGACAGCGCGGCGAGCTGA